In Bacillus sp. SB49, a single window of DNA contains:
- a CDS encoding NADP-dependent oxidoreductase translates to MKAVVIEQYGNRNELIEKEMPNPEPAANQVVVEVHATSINPIDWKLREGYLKEMLDFDFPIILGWDVAGIIKETGEDVRGFKTGDRVFARPDTTRLGTYAEYTTVDEHLLAHLPDGIGFEEAAAVPLAGLTAWQCLVDFADIKEGDKVLVHAGSGGVGHYAVQIAKKMGAYVAATASGKNKDWVKKLGVDRFINYKEEDFSEVLHDFDIVVDTLGGEIQEKSFAVLKKGGRMPSIVQPPDEKLAEKHGVKAGSVWLEPSGEQLAKLAQFMEEGSLVSVIGHTFDFSGEGLREAHKLSETHHAKGKIVIKMK, encoded by the coding sequence ATGAAAGCGGTTGTTATCGAACAGTACGGAAATAGAAATGAATTGATAGAGAAGGAAATGCCGAATCCCGAACCGGCTGCTAATCAAGTGGTGGTGGAAGTCCACGCGACGTCCATCAATCCAATCGACTGGAAGCTGCGCGAAGGATATTTGAAAGAAATGCTTGATTTTGACTTTCCGATAATTCTTGGATGGGACGTCGCAGGAATTATTAAGGAGACGGGCGAAGACGTCCGTGGCTTTAAAACAGGAGATCGCGTTTTTGCACGGCCGGATACGACAAGGCTCGGCACGTATGCGGAGTATACGACCGTCGATGAGCACCTTCTGGCACATCTTCCTGATGGGATCGGGTTTGAAGAAGCTGCTGCGGTTCCGTTGGCAGGGCTGACTGCATGGCAGTGCCTCGTTGACTTCGCGGATATAAAGGAAGGGGACAAGGTACTTGTTCATGCTGGATCCGGCGGAGTCGGACATTACGCGGTACAGATTGCAAAAAAAATGGGAGCGTATGTTGCAGCCACTGCCAGCGGTAAGAATAAGGATTGGGTCAAGAAGCTGGGTGTTGACCGGTTTATCAATTATAAAGAAGAGGACTTCTCGGAGGTACTTCATGATTTCGATATCGTCGTTGATACATTAGGTGGAGAAATTCAGGAGAAGAGCTTCGCTGTATTGAAAAAAGGAGGGCGAATGCCTTCCATCGTTCAGCCTCCTGATGAAAAGCTTGCTGAGAAACACGGGGTAAAAGCGGGGTCTGTATGGCTGGAACCAAGTGGTGAACAATTGGCGAAGTTAGCGCAGTTCATGGAGGAAGGAAGCCTTGTCTCCGTCATCGGCCACACCTTCGACTTTTCCGGTGAAGGATTGCGGGAGGCTCATAAATTAAGTGAGACGCACCATGCCAAAGGAAAAATTGTTATTAAAATGAAATAG
- a CDS encoding alpha-E domain-containing protein — MLSRVADSLYWMSRNLERAENNARVLSVQLIHSLEATSQETADRDWEEVLEICSSKADYYDTYERLDSETLLEYLTISPINMNSLINCMNYARENARITRDNLPGELWEVLNEFHLNQKDWQELPNTRQHTQSYLKNVVNTSMTAQGVIESSMTRGIPYTFIKIGKWLERAEKTARLLNVTCEKNRKESTVDTATYYYWLTALQFLNGYDAYIKEHPPTMDSKSVLRFMIQEETFPRSIRYCMNHVCEAIENLEDGKISHYSADLFEMLEVIQNEIQQTNIEEMDMEQLMHFLDHFQDRCLTFSRMFSETYYLIEPIRVK; from the coding sequence ATGCTTAGCAGAGTAGCAGATTCTCTTTATTGGATGTCACGTAATTTGGAAAGGGCGGAAAACAATGCGCGTGTTCTCAGCGTCCAGCTCATCCATTCGCTGGAAGCAACCAGTCAGGAGACAGCGGATCGTGATTGGGAAGAGGTACTTGAAATCTGTTCCTCTAAAGCGGATTACTATGATACTTATGAGCGACTCGACAGTGAGACGCTTCTGGAATACTTAACCATCAGTCCGATCAATATGAATTCCTTAATCAATTGCATGAATTATGCACGGGAAAATGCACGTATAACCAGGGACAACCTGCCGGGGGAGCTCTGGGAAGTGTTAAATGAGTTCCATCTCAATCAAAAGGATTGGCAGGAACTACCGAATACAAGACAGCATACGCAAAGTTACTTGAAGAATGTAGTAAATACATCGATGACGGCTCAAGGAGTTATCGAGTCCAGTATGACACGTGGAATTCCTTATACATTCATTAAAATTGGAAAATGGCTGGAGAGGGCGGAAAAAACGGCACGGCTTTTGAACGTCACCTGTGAGAAGAACAGAAAAGAGTCGACGGTCGATACGGCTACCTATTATTATTGGCTGACAGCCTTGCAGTTCTTAAACGGATATGACGCCTATATTAAGGAGCATCCACCTACCATGGACTCCAAAAGTGTGCTGCGTTTCATGATTCAGGAGGAGACGTTCCCCCGTTCGATCCGTTACTGCATGAACCATGTCTGTGAAGCAATTGAAAATTTAGAAGATGGAAAGATATCTCATTATTCTGCGGACTTATTCGAAATGCTTGAAGTGATACAAAACGAAATCCAACAAACGAATATCGAAGAGATGGATATGGAACAGCTGATGCATTTTCTTGATCATTTCCAAGATCGTTGTCTCACATTCAGTCGAATGTTTTCCGAGACATATTACCTCATAGAACCTATTCGTGTGAAGTAG
- a CDS encoding MFS transporter has product MTHSTQQKLWTLPFIFLIIANLFTFMSFQMLLPNLPPYIESIGGTSLQVGLITTTFAFAAIIIRPFIGHMLMTRPRKVLVMVGSVSLLIMTVLYPVTQVVVALLIIRFIHGIAWGWSTTVNGTAAVDLVPRRRVGEGMGYFGLSVTVGMIMAPSIGIFLYQNYSFDLLVWISAGLGVIAIILFSFTSFVTPPQVYENQKNPPKFSFVGSLVEKKSWYPALVTILNTFGYGSVITYIVIFGNEQGLSGTFLFYFFNALFATLSRPITGRYFDKHGPWKLIIVCSGLSFIAMWLLALSNSNVDLIIAGSLFGLGYGSMMPALQAWVISKTTTERSGIANGMYYSSIDLGIGASAFLLGFVYQFVETATLFKLSSFLFLVVMILTFLDQRKQTEPWQAPR; this is encoded by the coding sequence ATGACACATTCTACACAACAGAAGCTATGGACGCTGCCATTCATTTTCCTGATCATTGCCAACCTGTTCACATTCATGAGTTTTCAAATGCTTCTCCCTAACTTACCTCCATACATAGAATCCATTGGTGGAACCAGCCTTCAGGTAGGACTTATCACGACGACCTTCGCCTTTGCTGCAATCATCATCCGGCCGTTCATCGGTCATATGCTCATGACAAGGCCGCGCAAGGTACTCGTCATGGTCGGATCCGTATCCTTACTGATCATGACCGTATTGTACCCGGTCACTCAGGTTGTCGTCGCACTCCTGATCATCCGATTCATCCACGGAATCGCCTGGGGGTGGTCCACCACCGTCAACGGTACCGCCGCCGTCGACCTCGTACCAAGGCGCAGGGTCGGGGAAGGCATGGGCTATTTCGGACTGTCCGTTACAGTCGGTATGATTATGGCACCCAGTATCGGTATCTTCCTTTATCAGAACTACTCTTTCGATCTCCTCGTGTGGATTTCTGCGGGGCTTGGAGTCATTGCCATCATCCTGTTTTCCTTCACGTCTTTTGTCACACCGCCGCAGGTCTATGAAAATCAAAAAAACCCTCCGAAATTCTCCTTCGTCGGGTCGCTTGTCGAGAAAAAGAGCTGGTATCCAGCGCTTGTCACCATCCTAAACACCTTCGGATACGGTTCTGTCATTACTTATATTGTCATCTTCGGGAATGAGCAGGGACTCAGTGGTACGTTCTTGTTTTATTTCTTTAATGCATTATTCGCCACCCTGTCGCGTCCAATCACCGGAAGGTATTTCGATAAACACGGACCTTGGAAGCTGATTATCGTTTGTTCCGGCCTGTCTTTCATCGCCATGTGGCTCCTTGCATTATCCAACTCGAACGTGGACTTGATCATCGCCGGTTCGTTGTTTGGATTAGGCTACGGCTCCATGATGCCCGCCCTGCAGGCATGGGTTATATCAAAAACGACGACCGAGCGCAGCGGAATCGCCAACGGCATGTATTATTCATCCATCGATTTAGGAATCGGGGCAAGTGCCTTCCTGCTTGGATTCGTTTATCAGTTTGTAGAGACGGCTACCTTATTTAAACTGTCCAGCTTTTTGTTCCTCGTCGTTATGATTCTTACTTTCTTAGACCAACGAAAACAAACGGAACCGTGGCAGGCACCAAGATAG
- a CDS encoding transglutaminase family protein — MKYHIEHTNTFQYDSPVDQSMNHIRLKPRTDECQRLLTYRTEITPGSMTKEHIDLWGNHVETFFIPEKHDHLMLKTSSTVSIQKSPFIRMITCSDEMREIFHSELFHHHYLAYLNDTPYTFLYKNQVEDIMKEVGGAEDPVRFSLRLMEYLHQSISYDTMTTEVSTKAHESWPLKAGVCQDYAHVMLGVLRSQGIPSRYVSGYLYVGEDSALVGDAATHAWVEVMVPGIGWVGLDPTNNVEALEQHIRIGTGRDYADVSPLQGVYRGGGQSLDVKVSVTLLHQ; from the coding sequence ATGAAATACCACATAGAACATACCAATACATTTCAATACGACAGCCCTGTGGATCAAAGTATGAACCACATCCGGTTAAAGCCGAGAACCGATGAATGCCAACGGTTGCTGACCTATCGGACGGAGATCACTCCGGGGTCCATGACGAAAGAACATATCGACTTATGGGGGAACCATGTAGAGACATTCTTCATACCGGAGAAACACGACCACTTAATGCTGAAGACGAGTTCAACTGTCAGCATTCAAAAAAGCCCTTTCATCCGAATGATCACCTGTTCGGATGAAATGAGAGAGATTTTCCATTCGGAATTGTTCCATCACCATTACCTGGCTTATTTAAATGATACGCCATACACTTTCTTATATAAGAACCAAGTGGAAGATATTATGAAGGAGGTAGGCGGTGCGGAAGACCCCGTGCGATTCTCGCTGCGTCTGATGGAATACCTGCATCAATCTATTTCCTATGACACTATGACCACAGAAGTGAGTACAAAAGCCCATGAGTCGTGGCCGCTGAAAGCGGGCGTATGTCAGGATTATGCCCACGTGATGCTCGGTGTGCTTCGTTCCCAGGGGATACCTTCCAGATACGTCAGCGGATACTTATACGTAGGTGAAGACTCGGCGTTGGTAGGAGATGCAGCGACACATGCCTGGGTGGAAGTAATGGTACCCGGCATCGGTTGGGTTGGCCTTGACCCGACGAACAATGTGGAAGCTCTCGAACAACATATCCGAATTGGAACAGGGCGGGACTATGCAGATGTCAGTCCTCTCCAAGGAGTATATCGTGGAGGCGGGCAGAGCCTTGATGTGAAAGTAAGCGTCACGCTTCTGCATCAATAA
- a CDS encoding cation:proton antiporter — protein sequence MVDSLLLQFMLIGFLGIGSQWVAWRFRLPAIVVMSIAGLLAGPVFGLMNPEQDFGELYSPIISLAVAVILFEGSLNLDFKEVKGLGKPVFRIVTLGAFLSWILGSLAAHYVAGLSWAVAFTIGGLFIVTGPTVILPLLRQAKLKPRPAKILKWEGIIVDPIGALLAVFAFEFIVFFMEESASPTSLLLFFAASAFAVFLGWVCGKGTGWMFETGYVPEFLKSPVVFTIVIACFTIADEIMHETGLLSVTAMGMTLANMHISSIADMRHFKENISLLLISTIFVMLTASLTVDTLLEIFNLQIIGFVILMLFVVRPLSIFLSTAGTGLSKSEKLLVGWIAPRGIVALTVASYFASVLLDAGFEDASILISLTFALVFTTVVAHGFSIGWLAKKLGLSMEGPPGVLIAGGSAFTTGLAKVLEELKIPVLLTDSSWQKLSRARSRGIESYHGEILSEQTEYYLDMTPYEYLIAASEMDSYNALVCTTFVPEFGRNNCFQLSLSNAEGDNLESLVHTIGGRVLFEEGASWEEMNARVENGYVFRKTTITDQYTFDNYRDNVDEHAMLLFVKRPTGKVDFFTPDMEYRPENGDIIVSLMPPSKEFEKIQERLEDQRKEQEKQKED from the coding sequence ATGGTGGATTCGCTGTTACTTCAATTCATGTTAATAGGTTTTCTAGGTATCGGTTCCCAATGGGTGGCTTGGAGGTTTCGCCTTCCAGCCATCGTCGTTATGTCGATTGCGGGGCTGCTTGCAGGTCCGGTATTCGGGTTAATGAATCCGGAACAGGATTTTGGTGAGTTGTACAGTCCGATTATCTCTTTGGCGGTAGCTGTCATTCTTTTTGAAGGAAGTTTGAACCTTGACTTCAAAGAAGTGAAGGGGCTTGGAAAGCCGGTGTTTCGAATTGTTACATTAGGAGCCTTCCTGAGCTGGATCTTAGGTTCTCTGGCAGCCCACTATGTTGCCGGACTATCGTGGGCAGTCGCTTTCACGATCGGCGGGTTATTTATCGTAACAGGACCAACCGTCATCCTGCCATTGCTCAGGCAGGCGAAATTAAAACCCAGACCGGCAAAGATTCTCAAGTGGGAAGGAATTATCGTGGATCCGATCGGGGCACTGCTCGCAGTCTTTGCATTCGAATTCATCGTGTTCTTTATGGAGGAAAGTGCGAGCCCTACATCTCTTCTTCTATTCTTTGCAGCTTCCGCATTCGCTGTCTTTCTCGGCTGGGTATGTGGGAAAGGGACAGGGTGGATGTTTGAAACCGGTTATGTACCGGAATTTCTGAAATCACCAGTCGTCTTCACGATCGTTATTGCATGCTTTACCATCGCTGATGAGATCATGCATGAAACAGGGCTTCTATCCGTGACGGCTATGGGGATGACTCTTGCCAATATGCACATATCATCCATTGCAGATATGCGGCATTTCAAAGAGAATATTTCCCTGTTGCTAATATCGACAATCTTTGTCATGTTGACGGCTTCTTTAACGGTAGATACGCTGCTTGAAATATTTAATCTGCAAATTATCGGGTTCGTTATTTTGATGTTGTTCGTCGTCCGGCCGTTGTCGATTTTCCTGTCTACAGCAGGAACGGGGTTGTCCAAATCTGAAAAACTGTTAGTGGGATGGATTGCTCCAAGGGGAATCGTTGCTTTGACCGTTGCAAGTTACTTTGCCAGCGTTTTATTGGATGCAGGGTTTGAAGATGCTTCGATTCTTATTTCCCTTACGTTTGCGCTGGTATTTACAACGGTAGTGGCTCACGGGTTCTCCATTGGATGGCTTGCAAAGAAACTTGGCTTGTCTATGGAAGGGCCTCCCGGCGTTCTCATTGCTGGTGGAAGTGCGTTTACTACAGGTCTCGCCAAGGTGCTGGAAGAGCTGAAAATTCCGGTTCTTCTGACAGACTCCTCCTGGCAGAAACTTTCCCGTGCAAGATCTCGGGGGATCGAATCGTATCACGGCGAAATCCTGTCCGAACAGACGGAATATTATTTAGATATGACGCCGTATGAGTATTTAATTGCTGCATCGGAGATGGATTCTTATAATGCGCTGGTCTGTACGACATTTGTTCCAGAATTCGGGAGGAACAACTGCTTTCAGTTGAGCTTGAGCAATGCAGAAGGGGATAATCTGGAAAGCCTAGTCCATACCATCGGCGGGCGTGTGTTGTTCGAAGAAGGTGCATCATGGGAAGAAATGAATGCTCGGGTGGAAAACGGATATGTGTTCCGTAAGACCACCATCACGGACCAATACACGTTTGATAACTATCGGGACAATGTGGATGAGCATGCCATGCTCCTTTTCGTGAAGCGTCCGACGGGGAAAGTGGACTTCTTTACTCCTGACATGGAATATCGTCCGGAGAATGGGGATATCATCGTCTCCTTGATGCCTCCGAGCAAAGAGTTCGAGAAGATTCAGGAACGATTGGAAGACCAGAGGAAAGAACAAGAAAAACAGAAGGAAGACTAA
- the brnQ gene encoding branched-chain amino acid transport system II carrier protein — protein MKAKDTIVIGFTLFALFFGAGNLIYPISLGFESGTSYIPAIIGFVITGVGLPIVTIAAISLVKNGAVQLAGRLHPTFGLLFTSMVYLVIGPFFAIPRAANVAFETGVAPFTNGASYALLVFTVIFFVLVYIVARNPSKLVDRVGQILTPMLFLAILGLVIGSFFLLDGPIQPPEPKYAEQPFFSGFVEGYLTMDAIASLAFGLIVVSSFRERGVTKPREITYRTLKAGLVTAIGLIAVYVSIGWIGARMATEGTYENGSAILSGAATIMFGDLGTILLGVIVGLACFTTCVGLNVACAQFFSNRIKGLSYTQINLLVTLLSFAIANIGLNQIIAYSVPVLVFVYPITIVLVALTFMGKLFQHSPYVYRGAVLFTAIIGLYDGLKAFGTDVSLLEPIISHLPFYDFSLAWIVPAIVGGLIGLIIHSIKGQPNHKESYQN, from the coding sequence ATGAAAGCAAAAGATACCATTGTGATCGGGTTTACTTTGTTTGCTCTATTTTTCGGTGCCGGAAACTTAATATACCCCATTTCCTTAGGGTTTGAATCAGGTACTTCTTATATTCCCGCAATCATTGGTTTCGTAATCACCGGGGTAGGCCTGCCTATAGTCACAATTGCAGCCATTTCACTCGTCAAGAATGGAGCCGTCCAGCTCGCAGGTAGACTGCACCCTACATTCGGTCTGTTGTTCACCTCTATGGTTTATCTTGTGATCGGTCCATTTTTCGCTATTCCAAGAGCTGCCAACGTAGCTTTCGAAACAGGAGTCGCTCCATTTACGAATGGTGCTTCTTATGCCTTGTTGGTGTTCACCGTTATATTCTTTGTCTTGGTCTACATCGTTGCCCGAAACCCATCCAAGCTGGTGGACCGTGTGGGACAGATCTTGACACCCATGCTTTTCCTGGCAATTTTAGGATTGGTTATCGGCAGCTTTTTCTTATTGGATGGTCCCATACAACCGCCTGAACCAAAGTATGCAGAGCAGCCTTTTTTCTCCGGTTTTGTTGAAGGTTATTTAACGATGGATGCTATCGCTTCGCTTGCTTTCGGTTTGATTGTCGTGTCATCCTTCCGCGAGCGCGGGGTAACGAAACCGAGGGAAATTACTTATCGTACATTGAAAGCCGGACTGGTGACAGCCATTGGTTTAATCGCTGTGTACGTTTCCATTGGATGGATTGGTGCCCGGATGGCTACAGAAGGAACGTATGAGAACGGAAGTGCCATTCTTTCCGGCGCTGCTACCATTATGTTTGGAGATCTTGGTACCATCCTGCTCGGTGTCATTGTAGGACTTGCATGTTTCACGACATGTGTCGGATTAAACGTTGCCTGCGCACAGTTCTTCTCCAACCGGATCAAAGGATTGTCTTATACACAGATCAACCTGCTCGTTACGCTGCTCAGCTTTGCGATTGCTAATATCGGACTGAATCAAATTATTGCCTATTCTGTTCCTGTACTTGTTTTCGTTTACCCGATTACTATCGTTCTAGTCGCTCTTACCTTCATGGGAAAACTGTTCCAGCACTCCCCTTATGTGTACAGAGGTGCTGTTCTATTTACAGCTATTATCGGACTGTATGACGGACTGAAAGCTTTTGGGACGGACGTTTCTCTGCTGGAACCCATCATCAGCCATCTGCCGTTTTACGATTTCAGTTTGGCCTGGATCGTGCCGGCAATTGTCGGAGGATTAATCGGGTTGATCATTCATTCGATTAAAGGACAACCGAACCACAAGGAAAGCTACCAGAATTAA
- a CDS encoding circularly permuted type 2 ATP-grasp protein, producing MLINYKTGVYFDEMMHSDGGPKQHYQWFYQLVQQFSERELMNKHETAQMNFLRKGITFTVYNHTGGTERTMPFDFVPIIIPREDWEKIERGMVQRMKALNHFLEDVYNDQRIVEAGIVPKELIENNPYYYKEQAGGLSIPLNNHIFLAGVDLIRDENGDYRVLEDNLRNPSGMSYVFQNRYVMRQVYPELFFQHAIETLEHQISELHQAVISHVPENALQDKEPKAVLLTPGTYNSAYYDHVFLAQQMGIDLVEGRDLTVKDDVVYMKTIRGLQRVDIIYRRIDDDFLDPEAFRPDSALGVPGLLRAYRKGNVSILNGIGNGVADDKAMYVYVPEMIRFYLDEEPIIPNVETYFLSDPERLSYVLDHIDELVIKNVGASGGYDMLIGPQSSEEEQEEFRRKIIEHPNQYIAQPTIKLSRAPAYQGGRFYPCHVDLRVFVMNGRKTNVLPGGLSRVALKEGSLVVNSSQGGGGKDTWIMTEGGGVHA from the coding sequence GTGCTTATAAATTATAAGACCGGGGTATATTTTGACGAAATGATGCATTCGGATGGAGGGCCAAAACAGCACTATCAATGGTTCTATCAACTCGTACAGCAGTTCTCCGAACGTGAACTTATGAACAAACATGAAACGGCCCAGATGAATTTTCTCAGAAAGGGTATTACGTTTACTGTTTACAACCACACAGGCGGGACGGAGCGGACGATGCCGTTCGATTTCGTTCCCATCATTATTCCCAGAGAAGATTGGGAGAAGATCGAGCGCGGGATGGTGCAGAGGATGAAAGCCCTGAACCACTTTCTTGAAGATGTCTATAATGATCAGAGGATTGTTGAAGCTGGAATCGTTCCGAAAGAATTAATAGAGAACAACCCCTATTACTATAAGGAACAAGCGGGTGGGTTATCCATTCCTCTGAATAACCACATTTTTCTTGCCGGTGTCGATTTAATTCGTGATGAGAACGGGGACTATCGTGTTCTTGAGGATAACCTCCGGAACCCATCCGGGATGTCCTACGTATTCCAAAACCGTTACGTCATGAGACAGGTGTATCCGGAGCTGTTCTTCCAGCATGCCATCGAGACACTGGAGCACCAGATTTCCGAGCTGCATCAGGCTGTCATCAGTCATGTGCCGGAAAATGCTCTACAAGACAAAGAACCAAAGGCTGTCCTGCTGACACCTGGTACATATAACTCCGCCTATTATGACCATGTTTTCCTCGCGCAGCAAATGGGAATCGACCTCGTCGAAGGCCGGGACTTAACGGTGAAAGATGATGTAGTGTATATGAAGACGATCAGGGGGCTGCAGCGGGTCGATATTATATACCGTCGTATTGACGACGATTTTCTCGATCCGGAAGCCTTCCGGCCGGATTCTGCTTTAGGAGTTCCGGGGTTGCTTCGAGCCTACAGGAAGGGGAATGTTTCGATTCTGAACGGGATTGGAAACGGGGTAGCAGACGATAAAGCCATGTATGTTTATGTGCCGGAAATGATTCGTTTCTATCTGGATGAAGAACCAATCATCCCGAATGTAGAAACCTATTTTCTTAGTGATCCGGAACGTCTGAGTTACGTTTTAGATCATATCGATGAACTGGTCATTAAAAATGTCGGTGCCTCAGGAGGCTATGACATGCTGATTGGTCCACAATCGAGCGAAGAGGAGCAGGAAGAATTCCGTCGCAAAATCATCGAGCACCCTAATCAGTATATCGCCCAGCCGACGATCAAGCTTTCCAGAGCCCCTGCATACCAGGGGGGACGTTTCTACCCATGCCACGTCGATCTAAGGGTCTTTGTCATGAACGGGCGGAAAACCAACGTCCTGCCGGGAGGTCTGTCGCGGGTTGCTTTAAAAGAAGGATCGCTTGTTGTGAACTCTTCTCAGGGTGGCGGCGGTAAAGACACATGGATTATGACAGAGGGTGGTGGTGTTCATGCTTAG
- a CDS encoding SE1832 family protein, with amino-acid sequence MTKKEIQDQITFLKSDYIRIQGDLDKLEAAGGNVRNAEKQLERMEAELKELNTKLKQAETTK; translated from the coding sequence ATGACTAAAAAAGAAATACAAGATCAAATCACATTCCTTAAATCCGACTATATCCGTATCCAGGGGGATCTTGATAAACTGGAAGCTGCCGGCGGCAATGTCCGTAATGCCGAAAAGCAGCTGGAGAGGATGGAAGCAGAGCTTAAAGAACTGAACACTAAACTGAAACAGGCAGAAACAACTAAATAA
- a CDS encoding GNAT family N-acetyltransferase produces the protein MVVRKETDPVTFLNQVEGLLMHGEAQNNLPLGLLEDRKRTGTDQVCHMLTVIERENPVYAALRTPPHLWILPSTEVMEKPFIKQLVDYLHGGNYEVPGVLGDRRAVQWFVEEWENVSGLKGSLHMEQGIYRLDDLQPIADAPGELVPAVESDLPLLQAWMYQFGIETGEKNISERAEVLAAEMVEERKIYLWKVDGEPVSMAARARATKNGATINAVYTPDIFKRNGYASKAVWHLTDKLLRSGYRFCSLYTDMANPTSNSIYKRIGYKHAGDSIVYTF, from the coding sequence ATGGTTGTACGAAAAGAAACAGACCCGGTCACTTTTTTGAATCAAGTAGAGGGGCTGTTGATGCATGGGGAAGCTCAAAATAATCTGCCGCTTGGCCTCCTTGAAGATAGGAAGCGGACGGGTACAGATCAGGTCTGTCATATGCTTACAGTCATAGAAAGAGAAAATCCGGTTTATGCAGCACTCCGGACACCGCCGCACTTATGGATTCTTCCTTCAACAGAGGTCATGGAGAAACCTTTCATAAAACAGCTGGTCGATTATTTGCATGGTGGGAACTATGAGGTTCCCGGCGTGCTTGGAGATCGCCGTGCTGTTCAATGGTTTGTAGAAGAATGGGAAAACGTTTCAGGATTGAAAGGGTCCCTGCATATGGAACAGGGGATTTATCGTCTGGATGATCTGCAACCCATTGCGGATGCTCCGGGGGAACTTGTGCCGGCTGTGGAATCTGATCTGCCGCTTCTGCAGGCATGGATGTATCAATTTGGTATAGAAACGGGCGAGAAGAACATTTCTGAGCGTGCAGAAGTATTGGCAGCGGAAATGGTGGAGGAGCGTAAAATCTATTTGTGGAAAGTAGATGGAGAACCGGTTTCCATGGCGGCAAGAGCAAGAGCGACGAAGAATGGAGCGACCATTAACGCTGTGTACACACCGGATATATTCAAGCGTAACGGATATGCATCTAAGGCTGTCTGGCACTTAACGGATAAGCTCTTGCGGAGCGGATACCGATTCTGTTCTCTCTACACGGATATGGCCAATCCCACATCGAACTCGATATATAAACGGATCGGATACAAGCACGCAGGGGATTCGATCGTCTATACTTTTTGA